The Citrifermentans bemidjiense Bem genome window below encodes:
- a CDS encoding acetate kinase gives MLILTLNCRSFSVQYQLFDWGQNRTLASGNVERIVIGDTFLIHKVPGKEPRQLDADCADHTQALQFVLDTLTDAKDGVLPDVASIRAIGHRVVHGGERFTRSVLIDDDVVAAIKETANLAPLHNTPNLAGIRAAQELLPDLPQVAIFDTAFHQTMPEKAYIYPLPYDWYKQHGIRRYGFHGQSHLHAARRGAALAGVPLERCNLVTVHTGNGVSLCALKNGVSVDTSMGLTPLEGVMMGTRCGDIDAGIVPFMINEAGISATDMDLFLNQKSGLAGIVGRRVSRRTVVDEAVVGDARCQLALDMESYRLRKYIGAYIAVIGKPDAIVFTYGEGWEDWPVRGMALKGMEQFGIEVDLKRDEEALRGEREMLISADSSKVKVFALPSGEEMMLNEDVAAIMGWPVREAGAA, from the coding sequence ATGCTCATCCTCACCCTCAACTGCCGGAGCTTTTCCGTGCAGTATCAACTTTTCGACTGGGGGCAAAACCGCACCCTGGCCAGCGGGAACGTGGAGCGGATCGTCATCGGGGATACCTTCCTCATCCACAAGGTCCCCGGCAAGGAGCCCAGGCAGCTTGACGCCGACTGCGCCGATCACACCCAGGCGCTGCAATTCGTGTTGGACACGCTGACCGACGCGAAGGACGGGGTGCTCCCTGATGTAGCAAGCATCCGCGCCATCGGGCACCGCGTGGTTCATGGGGGAGAGAGGTTCACCAGGTCGGTGCTGATAGATGACGACGTCGTCGCGGCCATCAAGGAGACCGCGAACCTCGCCCCGCTGCACAACACCCCGAACTTGGCCGGCATCCGGGCAGCGCAGGAGCTCTTGCCCGACCTGCCGCAGGTCGCCATCTTCGACACCGCCTTCCACCAGACCATGCCGGAAAAAGCCTATATCTACCCACTTCCCTACGACTGGTACAAGCAGCACGGCATCAGGCGCTACGGCTTCCACGGGCAGTCACACCTCCATGCCGCCAGGAGGGGGGCCGCGCTCGCCGGGGTTCCCCTGGAGCGCTGCAACCTGGTGACGGTGCACACCGGCAACGGCGTGTCGCTCTGCGCGCTGAAAAACGGGGTCTCGGTCGATACCAGCATGGGGCTCACGCCGCTGGAAGGGGTGATGATGGGGACCCGCTGCGGCGACATAGACGCGGGGATCGTCCCGTTCATGATCAACGAGGCGGGCATCTCGGCGACGGACATGGATCTCTTCCTGAACCAGAAGAGCGGGCTCGCGGGGATAGTGGGGCGCCGGGTGAGCCGCAGGACGGTGGTGGACGAGGCGGTGGTGGGAGACGCACGTTGCCAGCTGGCTCTCGACATGGAGTCCTACCGTCTGCGCAAGTACATAGGGGCCTACATCGCCGTGATCGGCAAGCCCGACGCCATCGTCTTCACCTACGGCGAGGGGTGGGAGGACTGGCCGGTCCGGGGTATGGCGCTCAAGGGGATGGAACAGTTCGGCATCGAGGTGGACCTGAAGCGGGACGAGGAGGCCTTGCGGGGCGAGCGGGAGATGCTGATCAGCGCCGACAGCTCCAAGGTCAAGGTGTTTGCCCTTCCCAGCGGCGAGGAGATGATGCTCAACGAAGACGTGGCCGCCATTATGGGGTGGCCGGTGCGCGAGGCGGGTGCTGCCTAG
- a CDS encoding polysaccharide deacetylase family protein, translating to MKLITEEMVARAYYWVKPLMSRKLQILLRRVVARRKRALHRSIWPIDPDAGGKPAGFPGWPNGNRFSVVLTHDVDTARGLERCEELMELEKEMGFRSSFNFVAHDYVLPPELRRKLVEQGFEVGVHGLEHNRKLYESPDTFARQAALINGYLKEWGAVGFRSPCVYHNFEWLHQLDISYEASAFDTDPFEPQSDSLRTIFPVHQTAVPGREYVVLPYTLPQDFTMFILFREKGIGIWKEKLRWIAEHGGMALLITHPDYMNFDGNRQFDEYHCELYRELLEHIRTEYQGEYCHLLPHEIASFWTERVALR from the coding sequence ATGAAGCTCATCACGGAAGAGATGGTGGCACGCGCGTACTACTGGGTGAAGCCTCTGATGTCACGCAAGCTGCAGATTCTCCTGCGCAGAGTGGTGGCAAGGCGCAAAAGGGCGTTGCACCGCTCCATCTGGCCCATCGATCCCGATGCAGGCGGCAAGCCCGCGGGCTTTCCCGGCTGGCCCAATGGGAACCGTTTCTCCGTGGTCCTCACCCACGACGTCGATACGGCGCGCGGCCTCGAGCGGTGCGAGGAGCTTATGGAGCTGGAAAAGGAGATGGGATTCCGCTCTTCGTTCAACTTCGTGGCCCACGATTACGTGCTACCTCCGGAGCTGCGCAGGAAACTGGTGGAGCAGGGGTTCGAGGTGGGGGTGCACGGCCTGGAGCACAACAGGAAGCTGTACGAGTCGCCTGACACCTTCGCCCGGCAGGCGGCGCTGATCAACGGGTACCTGAAGGAGTGGGGCGCAGTCGGCTTCCGATCGCCCTGTGTCTACCATAACTTCGAATGGCTGCACCAACTTGACATCAGCTATGAGGCGTCCGCCTTCGACACTGACCCGTTCGAGCCGCAGTCCGACAGCCTGAGGACCATTTTCCCGGTGCACCAGACAGCGGTACCGGGGCGGGAATACGTCGTGCTCCCCTATACCCTGCCGCAGGACTTCACCATGTTCATCCTGTTCAGGGAAAAGGGGATCGGAATCTGGAAAGAGAAGCTGCGCTGGATCGCGGAGCACGGCGGCATGGCCCTCTTGATCACCCACCCCGATTACATGAACTTCGACGGCAACCGGCAGTTCGACGAGTATCACTGTGAACTCTACCGGGAGCTTTTGGAGCACATAAGGACTGAGTACCAAGGTGAGTACTGTCATCTCCTCCCTCATGAAATCGCCTCATTCTGGACCGAGCGTGTCGCCTTACGGTAA
- a CDS encoding NAD(P)-dependent oxidoreductase yields MEQYGFLGLGIMGSAMAKNLLKAGFKVTVWNRSQEKCAEFAALGATVAATPAEVTSSCSVTIAMLADPAAAHAVCFGPEGALEGIGAGRGYVDMSTVDAATAQEIGAAVTGKGGRFLEAPVSGSKKPAEDGTLIILAAGDRGLFDQALPLFEKMGKKSLYLGEVGRGAQMKLIVNMVMGGMMTIFCEGLALADKAGLECSDLLDVIDAGAMANPMFKLKGAQIGQENFATAFPLKHMQKDMRLAVALGDQLGQPLFSASAANESFKRARSQGFSDQDFSAVFKAIAS; encoded by the coding sequence ATGGAACAATACGGATTTTTAGGATTGGGGATCATGGGAAGCGCGATGGCCAAAAACCTGCTCAAGGCGGGTTTCAAGGTGACGGTCTGGAACCGGTCGCAGGAAAAGTGCGCCGAGTTCGCGGCGCTCGGGGCCACGGTTGCCGCCACCCCCGCCGAGGTGACCTCCTCCTGCAGCGTCACCATCGCCATGCTGGCCGACCCGGCAGCGGCACACGCGGTCTGCTTCGGCCCTGAAGGCGCGCTGGAAGGGATCGGCGCCGGAAGGGGTTACGTCGACATGTCGACGGTCGACGCCGCGACGGCGCAGGAGATCGGCGCTGCCGTGACCGGCAAGGGTGGGAGGTTCCTGGAAGCTCCCGTTTCCGGCAGCAAGAAGCCGGCCGAGGACGGCACCCTGATCATCCTCGCCGCAGGCGACCGGGGGCTCTTCGATCAGGCGCTCCCGCTCTTCGAAAAGATGGGAAAGAAAAGCCTTTATCTTGGCGAGGTGGGGCGCGGCGCGCAGATGAAGCTCATCGTCAACATGGTCATGGGAGGGATGATGACCATCTTCTGCGAGGGGCTCGCGCTCGCTGACAAGGCGGGGCTCGAATGCAGCGACCTATTGGACGTCATCGACGCCGGCGCCATGGCGAACCCGATGTTCAAGCTGAAGGGGGCGCAGATCGGGCAGGAAAACTTCGCCACGGCCTTTCCCCTCAAGCACATGCAAAAGGACATGCGCCTCGCCGTGGCGCTCGGGGATCAGTTGGGGCAGCCGCTTTTTTCCGCCTCCGCCGCCAATGAAAGCTTCAAAAGGGCGAGGTCGCAAGGGTTCTCGGACCAGGACTTCAGCGCCGTCTTCAAGGCGATCGCCTCGTGA
- the metX gene encoding homoserine O-acetyltransferase MetX produces MSYGIVTEQIATFDTELRLESGRILGPIDIAYETYGTLNESRSNAILVTHAWTGSAHLAGRYSEDEKRAGWWDEIVGPGALLDTDRYFVICSNVIGSCFGSTGPTSINPKTGKRYNLAFPVITVRDMVKAQALLMDRLGIGKLFCVLGGSMGGMQALEWATQFPERVGSAVVLATTPRPSAQAISLNAVARWAIFNDPNWKKGEYRKNPKDGLALARGIGHITFLSDESMTAKFDRRFSARDGQFDFFGQFEVERYLTYNGYNFVDRFDANSFLYLAKALDLYDVASGCESLEEAFAPVTAPIQFFAFTSDWLYPPAQTEEMVASLKTLGKQVEYHLITSAYGHDAFLLEHQTFTPLVESFLDRVKV; encoded by the coding sequence ATGTCCTACGGCATAGTGACAGAACAGATCGCCACCTTCGATACGGAACTGCGGCTGGAAAGCGGGCGTATCCTGGGGCCGATCGACATAGCCTACGAGACCTACGGCACCTTGAACGAGTCGCGCTCGAACGCCATCCTGGTGACCCATGCCTGGACCGGCAGCGCGCACTTGGCCGGTCGCTACAGCGAAGACGAGAAGCGCGCGGGCTGGTGGGACGAAATCGTCGGCCCCGGCGCCCTTTTGGACACCGACCGCTACTTCGTGATCTGCTCCAACGTGATCGGCTCCTGCTTCGGCTCCACCGGCCCCACCTCGATCAACCCGAAGACCGGCAAGCGCTACAACCTGGCCTTCCCGGTGATCACGGTGCGCGACATGGTGAAGGCCCAGGCCCTGCTCATGGACCGGCTCGGAATCGGGAAGCTTTTCTGCGTGCTGGGGGGGAGCATGGGGGGGATGCAGGCCCTGGAGTGGGCGACCCAGTTCCCGGAGCGGGTAGGCTCGGCCGTGGTGCTCGCCACGACGCCGCGCCCTTCGGCGCAGGCCATCTCGCTGAACGCCGTGGCGCGCTGGGCCATCTTCAACGACCCTAACTGGAAAAAAGGGGAATACCGGAAGAACCCCAAGGACGGCCTGGCTTTAGCCCGCGGCATCGGGCACATCACCTTCCTCTCGGACGAATCGATGACGGCCAAGTTCGACCGCCGCTTCTCCGCCCGCGACGGGCAGTTCGACTTCTTCGGGCAGTTCGAGGTGGAACGCTACCTGACCTACAACGGCTACAACTTCGTGGACCGCTTCGACGCCAACTCCTTCCTCTACCTCGCCAAGGCGCTCGACCTCTACGACGTCGCCTCGGGGTGCGAATCGCTGGAGGAAGCCTTCGCGCCGGTTACCGCCCCGATCCAGTTCTTCGCCTTCACCTCGGACTGGCTCTACCCGCCGGCGCAGACCGAGGAGATGGTCGCATCACTCAAGACGCTGGGAAAACAGGTCGAGTACCACCTGATCACCTCGGCCTACGGCCACGACGCCTTCCTTTTGGAGCACCAGACCTTCACCCCGCTGGTCGAGTCCTTCCTGGACCGGGTCAAGGTCTAG
- a CDS encoding endonuclease/exonuclease/phosphatase family protein: MRPVLWLNLLYAAVIAAIALSHRIGADRFWPGALNLYLPQVMWALPGIILLPVTWKAERPWVWLPLCALMWVIGPVMGYNWPLNREKGEVSGTPLRVMTWNIKYGKHDLMPLVEELERSRPDIVLFQDAVRAGAGPLAGYFKDWHLLSQGRYLIASRYPLSAAEVFELPYSGRSKEYLLRCKVRVGSSEISLYDVHFKTPRRSLNAFRKAKQGPWYIPDAVERFEDNVTLRLIQARTVAGYLSREKGPVLVAGDLNSPDSSLVCRTLREAGLADAFAAAGEGYGYTYGHFLLKNRIPLLRVSWMRIDHVMTNSWLTASRCRVGTGRASDHRPVIADFLLKNSP, translated from the coding sequence ATGAGGCCCGTTTTGTGGTTGAACCTCCTCTACGCGGCTGTCATCGCAGCCATCGCCCTTTCCCACCGGATAGGCGCCGACCGCTTCTGGCCCGGCGCCTTGAACCTCTACCTCCCTCAGGTTATGTGGGCACTGCCTGGCATCATCCTGCTGCCGGTTACCTGGAAAGCCGAGCGTCCCTGGGTTTGGCTCCCCCTTTGTGCCCTCATGTGGGTCATCGGCCCGGTGATGGGGTACAACTGGCCCCTGAACCGGGAGAAGGGGGAAGTGTCGGGGACCCCGCTCAGGGTGATGACCTGGAACATCAAGTACGGAAAGCATGACCTCATGCCGCTGGTGGAGGAACTGGAGCGCAGCCGCCCCGACATCGTCCTTTTCCAGGATGCGGTGCGCGCCGGGGCTGGTCCATTGGCGGGGTACTTCAAGGATTGGCACCTGCTCAGCCAGGGGCGATACCTGATCGCCAGCAGGTATCCCCTCTCGGCGGCCGAGGTTTTCGAGCTCCCCTACTCGGGGCGGAGTAAGGAGTACCTCCTGCGCTGCAAGGTGCGGGTCGGTTCCTCGGAAATATCGCTTTACGACGTCCACTTCAAGACCCCGCGCCGAAGCTTGAACGCCTTCCGGAAAGCGAAGCAAGGTCCCTGGTATATCCCGGATGCGGTGGAAAGGTTCGAGGACAACGTGACGCTGCGGCTCATCCAGGCCAGGACTGTCGCCGGATACCTCTCCCGCGAGAAGGGGCCGGTGCTGGTGGCGGGGGACCTGAATTCGCCCGACTCTTCCCTTGTCTGCCGCACGCTCAGGGAGGCGGGGCTGGCGGACGCTTTCGCCGCGGCCGGAGAGGGGTACGGCTACACCTACGGGCATTTCCTTTTGAAAAACAGGATTCCCTTGCTGCGCGTTTCCTGGATGCGCATCGACCACGTCATGACCAACTCCTGGCTCACCGCTTCCCGCTGCCGGGTCGGGACCGGCAGGGCGTCGGACCACCGGCCCGTGATCGCCGATTTTTTACTAAAGAATTCCCCGTAG
- a CDS encoding TIGR02757 family protein, with protein sequence MRSSLELKTVLDSLYAVRSQEHLANDPLSFCHRYADPRDQEIAGLIASSFAYGNVKIIKKNLAWIFDRMGDSPRRFVERLEPEQGSRLFAGFKHRFNDARDLCALLFACRTMLEQAGSVEGWLLQFHVQGEEDLTGTLSGFSEAVKSLDFTPVFGAATPPADSYFPFFFPSPASGSACKRLCMYLRWMVRPADGIDLGIWKGIRPDQLVIPVDAHIQRICRLLGFTARKQADWRMAREITAALRELDPADPVKYDFSICHLGISEGCDGKDHLKCVACPIAGLCPVGSP encoded by the coding sequence ATGAGAAGCTCGCTGGAACTTAAAACCGTACTCGATTCACTTTACGCCGTCCGCTCGCAGGAGCACCTCGCCAACGACCCGCTTTCGTTCTGCCACCGCTATGCCGACCCGCGGGACCAGGAGATCGCCGGCCTCATCGCCTCCTCGTTCGCCTACGGCAACGTCAAGATAATCAAGAAGAACCTCGCCTGGATCTTCGACCGGATGGGGGATTCCCCGCGCCGCTTCGTCGAGCGGTTAGAGCCGGAGCAAGGCTCCCGGCTCTTCGCCGGTTTCAAGCACCGCTTCAACGACGCCCGCGACCTCTGCGCGCTCCTTTTCGCCTGCCGCACCATGCTGGAGCAGGCGGGGTCCGTGGAGGGGTGGCTGCTCCAGTTCCACGTCCAAGGGGAGGAGGACCTGACCGGGACCCTCTCCGGGTTCAGCGAGGCGGTGAAGTCCCTCGACTTCACCCCCGTCTTCGGCGCCGCCACTCCCCCCGCCGACTCCTACTTCCCCTTCTTCTTTCCCTCCCCCGCCTCGGGTAGCGCCTGCAAAAGGCTCTGCATGTACCTTCGGTGGATGGTGCGGCCGGCCGACGGCATCGACCTGGGGATCTGGAAGGGGATCAGGCCGGACCAGTTGGTCATCCCCGTGGACGCGCATATCCAGCGCATCTGCAGGCTTCTGGGCTTCACCGCCCGCAAGCAGGCGGACTGGCGCATGGCGCGCGAGATCACCGCGGCGCTGCGCGAGCTCGACCCGGCGGACCCGGTCAAATACGACTTCTCCATCTGCCACCTGGGGATCTCCGAGGGTTGCGACGGCAAGGACCACTTGAAGTGCGTAGCCTGCCCCATCGCCGGGCTCTGCCCGGTTGGATCGCCTTGA